Proteins encoded within one genomic window of Spirulina major PCC 6313:
- a CDS encoding WD40 repeat domain-containing protein: protein MITALGEWLREQDAEKRLHLLRHQPSYFADVGEVERLRAWLTDFGFLEQKLEGVGIVALINDFDLALPLLSGEEQETLSLIQQALRLSAHVLEQDKTQLAGQLLGRLLSFEQPEIVALLAQAKPTQENPWFRPLTANLTPPGGPLIRTLTGHCDSVMAVAISADGQWAVSGSYDNTLKVWNLATGEAEHTLTGHSALVQAVAISADGQRAVSGSGDNTLKVWNLATGEAERTLTGHRNQVSAVAISADWQRAVSGSGDKTLKVWNLVTGEVEHTLTGHSEVVIDVAISADGQRAVSGSWDNTLKVWNLVTGEVEHTLTSSSLTVVAISADGQRVVSGSHDRTLKVWNVAPGEAKQAKRTLTGHSNSVNTVVISADGQRAVSSSWDKTLMVWNLATREVERTLNLTGHSGSITEVAISADWQRAVSGSIDKTLQVWNLATGELERILTGHRRSITAVAISADGQRAVSGSGDDVSGLSDDMKVWNLTTGKIEYTLKGHSGKVDYTISTSFYGEQKIVYGSVLAVAISADGKKMVSGSNDRTLKVWNLVTEKVERTFTRRQAFRRILKMWNLATEESTLVEEAEHTLTGHRDFVTAVAISDDKQRAVSGSLDETLKVWNLVTGQNERTLTGHSGMVTAVAISADGQRAVSGSEDNTLKLWNLATGEEIASFTADAGPNACAIAPDGVTVVAGDESGRVHFLRLEGL from the coding sequence ATGATCACGGCTTTGGGTGAATGGTTAAGGGAGCAGGATGCGGAAAAGCGTTTACATTTGTTGCGCCACCAGCCGAGTTATTTTGCGGATGTGGGGGAAGTGGAGCGGTTGCGGGCTTGGCTGACGGATTTTGGTTTTTTGGAGCAGAAGTTGGAGGGGGTGGGGATTGTTGCGCTGATTAATGATTTTGATTTGGCGTTACCGTTGTTGTCGGGTGAGGAGCAGGAAACGTTAAGTCTAATTCAGCAGGCCTTGCGGCTGTCGGCTCATGTTTTAGAGCAGGATAAAACCCAACTGGCGGGGCAACTACTGGGGCGGTTATTGTCCTTTGAGCAGCCCGAAATTGTTGCTCTCTTGGCACAGGCTAAACCAACCCAGGAAAATCCCTGGTTTCGTCCCCTCACTGCCAACCTCACCCCACCCGGCGGGCCACTCATTCGCACCCTCACTGGGCATTGTGACTCGGTAATGGCTGTGGCCATTAGTGCTGATGGACAATGGGCAGTTTCTGGTTCATACGATAACACCCTGAAAGTGTGGAATTTAGCGACGGGGGAAGCGGAACATACCCTCACCGGTCATAGTGCCTTGGTACAAGCCGTAGCCATCAGTGCTGATGGGCAAAGGGCCGTTTCGGGTTCAGGTGATAACACCCTGAAAGTGTGGAATTTAGCGACGGGGGAAGCAGAACGCACCCTCACCGGTCATCGTAACCAAGTATCTGCCGTAGCCATCAGTGCTGATTGGCAACGGGCGGTTTCGGGTTCAGGGGATAAGACGCTGAAAGTATGGAATTTAGTGACGGGAGAAGTGGAACACACCCTCACCGGCCATAGTGAGGTGGTAATAGACGTAGCCATCAGTGCTGATGGCCAACGGGCGGTTTCTGGCTCATGGGATAACACCCTGAAAGTATGGAATTTAGTGACGGGAGAAGTGGAACACACCCTCACTAGTAGCTCACTGACAGTCGTAGCCATCAGTGCTGATGGTCAACGAGTGGTTTCCGGTTCACATGATAGGACTCTGAAGGTGTGGAATGTAGCCCCAGGAGAAGCGAAACAAGCAAAACGCACCCTCACCGGTCATAGTAACTCGGTAAATACCGTAGTCATCAGTGCTGATGGGCAACGAGCAGTTTCCAGTTCATGGGATAAGACCTTGATGGTGTGGAATTTAGCTACGAGGGAAGTTGAACGCACCCTTAACCTCACCGGTCATAGTGGCTCGATAACAGAGGTAGCCATCAGTGCTGATTGGCAACGGGCGGTTTCCGGCTCAATTGACAAGACCTTGCAAGTGTGGAATTTAGCTACAGGAGAACTAGAACGTATTCTCACCGGTCATCGTAGATCGATAACAGCGGTAGCCATCAGTGCTGATGGGCAACGGGCGGTTTCCGGTTCAGGGGATGATGTGTCCGGGTTAAGTGATGATATGAAGGTATGGAATTTAACCACAGGGAAAATAGAATATACTCTCAAAGGTCATAGTGGCAAGGTAGACTACACGATCAGCACCAGTTTTTATGGTGAACAGAAGATAGTTTACGGTTCAGTATTAGCCGTAGCAATTAGTGCTGATGGCAAAAAAATGGTTTCCGGTTCAAATGATAGAACCCTAAAGGTGTGGAATTTAGTAACAGAAAAAGTGGAACGTACCTTCACCCGCCGCCAAGCCTTCAGAAGGATTCTAAAGATGTGGAATTTGGCTACAGAGGAATCAACTCTAGTAGAGGAAGCAGAACATACCCTCACGGGTCATCGTGATTTTGTAACAGCCGTAGCCATCAGTGACGATAAGCAACGGGCGGTTTCTGGTTCACTAGATGAGACTCTGAAGGTGTGGAATTTAGTGACGGGGCAAAATGAACGCACCCTCACTGGGCATAGTGGCATGGTAACAGCCGTAGCCATCAGCGCCGATGGGCAACGGGCGGTTTCGGGTTCAGAAGATAACACCCTGAAACTGTGGAATTTAGCCACGGGGGAGGAAATCGCCAGTTTTACCGCTGACGCAGGGCCTAATGCTTGTGCTATTGCACCGGATGGGGTAACGGTCGTGGCGGGGGATGAGTCGGGGCGGGTGCATTTTCTGCGGTTGGAGGGGCTGTGA
- a CDS encoding AbrB/MazE/SpoVT family DNA-binding domain-containing protein produces the protein MKITKISETGQIILPPEMRKNYHLAIGTEIILTDTGKGILVQPKPPFPPTTLNEVAGCLRVHTSPKILEKIEAAISQGIREQWHD, from the coding sequence ATGAAAATCACCAAAATCTCCGAAACTGGACAAATTATCCTTCCCCCAGAAATGCGCAAAAACTATCACTTAGCAATCGGGACAGAAATCATCCTGACTGATACAGGAAAAGGGATTTTAGTTCAACCTAAACCCCCCTTTCCTCCCACCACATTAAACGAAGTAGCCGGATGTTTACGGGTTCACACGTCTCCCAAAATCCTAGAAAAAATAGAAGCCGCCATTAGCCAAGGTATTCGGGAACAATGGCATGATTAG
- the cofG gene encoding 7,8-didemethyl-8-hydroxy-5-deazariboflavin synthase subunit CofG, which yields MPESKPIVKSKKQAINRITYSPAYTLVPTYECFNRCDYCNFRVDPGGNQWLSVEVARDRLLTLPAQGVIEILILSGEVHPRSDRRSAWLDRIYDLCELALDLGFLPHSNVGILSEAEMVRLKAVNVSMGLMLEQITPRLQQTRHRHAPSKDPATRLRHLDTAGRLQIPFTTGLLLGIGETEADWRETLAAIATSHYQWGHIQEVILQPYNPGSGETYRGLGISGAQMIRAVELAREMLPPDVQIQIPPNLIDTPDTLLACLAAGARDLGGIGPIDEVNPDYRHQQLDDLRELLARNGWHLTRRLPLYPEGDRCLPNSLKPAVTRWRGAIAEDQLDASYQLMADDQEREIETFAWAEALIGDSET from the coding sequence ATGCCAGAGAGCAAACCAATTGTGAAGTCAAAAAAACAGGCGATTAATCGGATTACCTATAGCCCGGCCTATACTCTGGTTCCCACCTATGAATGCTTTAACCGTTGTGATTACTGCAACTTTCGGGTTGATCCGGGGGGGAATCAATGGCTGTCGGTGGAAGTGGCACGCGATCGCCTCCTCACCCTCCCAGCCCAAGGCGTGATCGAAATTCTCATTCTCAGTGGCGAAGTGCATCCCCGCAGCGATCGCCGCTCAGCCTGGCTCGATCGCATCTACGACCTGTGCGAGTTGGCGCTGGATTTGGGGTTTTTGCCCCATAGCAATGTGGGGATTTTGAGCGAGGCGGAAATGGTGCGGTTAAAAGCGGTGAATGTGTCGATGGGGTTGATGCTCGAACAAATCACGCCGCGATTACAACAGACACGCCATCGCCACGCACCGAGTAAAGACCCAGCAACCCGACTGCGCCACCTCGATACTGCCGGGCGGCTTCAGATTCCGTTTACGACGGGGTTGCTGTTGGGGATTGGCGAAACCGAGGCGGATTGGCGGGAGACATTGGCGGCGATCGCAACCTCCCATTACCAGTGGGGTCATATCCAAGAAGTGATTTTGCAGCCCTATAACCCCGGTTCGGGGGAAACCTATCGCGGCTTAGGCATCTCTGGGGCGCAAATGATTCGGGCTGTGGAGTTGGCGCGGGAGATGTTGCCGCCTGATGTGCAAATTCAAATCCCGCCGAACCTCATTGATACGCCTGACACCCTCCTCGCCTGCCTTGCGGCGGGAGCGCGGGATCTCGGTGGCATTGGCCCGATTGATGAGGTAAACCCAGATTATCGCCATCAACAGCTTGACGACTTGCGCGAACTGCTTGCCCGCAACGGCTGGCACCTGACGCGCCGCCTGCCGCTCTATCCAGAGGGCGATCGCTGCTTACCCAATTCCCTTAAACCCGCTGTGACGCGCTGGCGTGGCGCGATCGCTGAAGATCAACTCGATGCTTCCTACCAACTCATGGCAGACGATCAAGAGCGTGAAATAGAGACTTTCGCATGGGCTGAGGCATTGATCGGGGACAGTGAAACGTGA
- the mltA gene encoding murein transglycosylase A translates to MKKLIAGFVLGLSLVLLIPHLAVQARQSPPLEWVNPHRQVSDLGFDEQLWRSYYGAGDKNALIASINHSLRYLDTPSAVEDYRNYPIRWITRDRTRRSLLRFRELLQTAQSPEALQAAVKREFTFYKSVGLDNEGTVYFTGYYEPIYQASRIRTDEYRYPLYSRPADLASWTMPHPPRRQIEGVDGLGTDGILRGNELVWLRDRLEAYLVHVQGSAKLKFPDGSTMSVGYHGSTDYPYVSIGKLMIADGLHPRDGFTLPKMKDIFQAQPDLLSRYLPQNDRFIFFQDTNGSPATGSLGVPVTADRSIATDKTLMPPGALALIRTQIPYPDGRGGTQPQLVNRFVLDQDKGSAILTPGRVDVYMGSGDVAGQRAGVMGYRGALYYLMLKGA, encoded by the coding sequence ATGAAAAAGTTAATTGCTGGGTTTGTCCTGGGTTTAAGCCTTGTTCTCCTCATTCCTCACCTTGCGGTACAAGCCCGTCAGTCTCCGCCCCTCGAATGGGTCAACCCCCATCGCCAAGTGTCCGATCTGGGGTTTGATGAACAACTCTGGCGCAGCTACTACGGTGCGGGGGATAAAAATGCGCTGATCGCGTCGATTAACCACAGCCTGCGCTATCTCGATACGCCTTCTGCGGTTGAAGATTATCGTAATTACCCAATTCGCTGGATTACTCGCGATCGCACCCGCCGCTCCCTCCTTCGCTTCCGTGAACTCCTGCAAACGGCCCAAAGCCCCGAAGCTCTGCAAGCCGCCGTCAAGCGCGAATTCACCTTTTACAAGTCCGTCGGTTTGGATAATGAAGGCACGGTCTACTTTACGGGCTATTATGAGCCGATCTATCAAGCTAGCCGCATTCGCACCGATGAATATCGCTATCCCCTCTACAGCCGCCCGGCTGATCTCGCATCCTGGACAATGCCCCATCCGCCGCGCCGTCAGATCGAAGGCGTTGATGGCTTAGGCACTGACGGCATTTTGCGGGGCAATGAATTGGTGTGGTTACGCGATCGCCTCGAAGCCTATCTCGTCCATGTCCAAGGCTCCGCCAAACTCAAATTTCCCGACGGCAGCACCATGAGCGTCGGTTACCACGGCAGCACGGATTATCCCTATGTGAGCATCGGCAAACTGATGATCGCCGATGGACTCCATCCCCGCGACGGGTTCACCCTGCCGAAAATGAAAGACATTTTCCAAGCTCAACCGGATTTACTCTCGCGCTATCTCCCGCAGAATGACCGGTTCATCTTTTTCCAAGATACCAACGGCTCCCCCGCCACCGGCAGCTTAGGCGTACCCGTGACCGCCGATCGCTCCATCGCCACGGATAAAACCCTGATGCCCCCCGGTGCATTGGCCTTAATCCGTACCCAAATTCCCTACCCCGACGGGCGCGGCGGCACTCAACCCCAGTTAGTCAATCGCTTTGTCCTTGACCAAGACAAGGGCAGCGCGATTTTAACCCCTGGGCGCGTTGATGTGTACATGGGTTCCGGTGATGTGGCGGGCCAACGCGCCGGAGTCATGGGCTACCGTGGCGCACTGTATTATCTGATGTTGAAGGGGGCATAA
- a CDS encoding type II toxin-antitoxin system RelE/ParE family toxin: MGNYSFSDAALADLDEICASLSAINPDVAIRFFEKVRDKCRQFAQFPNMGKNYSHIKANLRGLIVENYIIFYLPRPDGIDIVRIINGYRDLESLNI; encoded by the coding sequence ATGGGAAATTATTCATTCTCTGATGCTGCCCTAGCCGACCTAGACGAAATTTGTGCATCCCTGTCGGCAATAAACCCAGACGTAGCGATTAGATTTTTTGAAAAAGTTCGGGATAAGTGCCGTCAGTTTGCTCAATTTCCCAACATGGGCAAAAACTACAGTCACATCAAAGCAAATCTGCGAGGTTTGATTGTGGAAAATTACATCATCTTTTACCTTCCACGGCCTGACGGCATAGATATTGTTCGCATCATTAATGGCTATCGAGACCTAGAATCATTGAATATTTGA
- a CDS encoding sulfite exporter TauE/SafE family protein, which translates to MIIVWLALASSAAWLLSSLIGGGSPLILIPVISALLGPVVVPPVLTTGMLFGNGQRVWIYWRQIEWRVVVWCLPGATVGAVLGAFVLSRTRIEWLSLLLAIFLLLSVLGLLRDRPDSNSSTLPRNKMAAWMFLPLGFFYAFFSGLIGSTGPILHPFYLGYGLNKEEMLATKSLNVLGVHLVKLLAYGLFGILSWQTFGYGLVIGVAALPGNYLGQWVLTKISDQQFRRLVVIFIGASGLFLFWQQRQFLGFGF; encoded by the coding sequence GTGATCATCGTTTGGTTAGCGTTGGCAAGTAGTGCTGCTTGGTTACTGAGTAGCTTAATCGGGGGCGGCAGTCCCCTGATTTTGATTCCCGTGATTAGCGCGTTGTTGGGCCCGGTGGTTGTGCCGCCGGTTTTGACGACGGGAATGTTGTTCGGCAATGGGCAACGGGTCTGGATTTATTGGCGGCAGATTGAATGGCGGGTGGTGGTATGGTGTTTGCCGGGGGCAACGGTGGGGGCGGTGTTGGGAGCGTTTGTCCTGAGCCGGACTCGGATTGAATGGCTGAGTTTGCTGTTGGCAATCTTTTTGTTGCTGTCGGTGCTGGGCTTGTTGCGCGATCGCCCCGACTCCAACTCATCCACCCTACCCCGGAACAAAATGGCCGCCTGGATGTTTCTGCCCCTGGGATTTTTCTACGCCTTCTTTTCCGGGCTGATCGGTTCTACGGGCCCGATTTTGCACCCCTTCTATCTCGGCTACGGCCTCAACAAGGAGGAAATGCTCGCCACGAAATCCCTCAATGTGCTGGGGGTGCATCTGGTGAAATTATTGGCCTATGGTCTGTTTGGGATTTTAAGTTGGCAGACCTTTGGCTATGGGCTAGTGATCGGAGTTGCCGCGTTGCCGGGAAATTATTTAGGGCAATGGGTACTGACGAAAATCAGTGATCAACAATTCCGGCGGTTGGTGGTGATTTTTATCGGTGCGAGTGGGCTGTTTCTGTTTTGGCAACAGCGGCAATTTTTGGGGTTTGGGTTTTAA
- a CDS encoding four-carbon acid sugar kinase family protein, which yields MSAQAANRPKIIVLDDDPTGSQTVHSCLLLMQWDVDTLRLGLADAAPIFFVLTNTRALAPDEATRITREVCHNLRLALDAEGVTEFLVVSRSDSTLRGHYPVETDAIADELGPFDAHFLTPAFFEGGRITRNSTHYLLINGVETPVHETEFAKDSVFGYSTAFLPDYVAEKTGGRIAADQVERFDLEAVRSHCQDRLMNLTGNVCCAVDGETQADFDRFATELLNAAAEGKRFLFRSAASLLTSLAKLGPQPIAAESMATYGRTEKPGAVIVGSHVKKTTEQLMELLKADGVAPIEVDVARMREDFTQSATLKQEALAQVATAFTQNLTPVIYTSREELQFDSIQQRLDFGKAVSGLLMDIVQGLPPELRFLISKGGITSNDVLSVGLGLRSARLLGQILPGCSMVTTSAEHPQFPKLPVVLFPGNVGDATGLATVYQRLRYAND from the coding sequence ATGTCTGCCCAAGCTGCCAACCGCCCCAAAATTATTGTCCTTGACGATGATCCCACCGGCTCCCAAACGGTTCACAGTTGCCTGCTGTTGATGCAGTGGGATGTGGATACGTTGCGCTTGGGGTTGGCTGATGCCGCTCCGATTTTTTTCGTGCTCACCAATACCCGCGCCCTCGCTCCCGATGAAGCCACCCGCATTACCCGCGAGGTTTGCCACAATCTCCGCCTTGCCCTCGATGCAGAAGGGGTCACTGAATTTTTAGTGGTGAGCCGCTCCGATTCCACCCTGCGCGGTCATTACCCCGTGGAAACCGATGCGATCGCTGATGAACTAGGCCCCTTTGATGCCCATTTCCTCACCCCGGCATTTTTTGAAGGGGGACGGATTACCCGCAACAGCACCCATTACTTGCTGATCAATGGCGTGGAAACCCCGGTACATGAGACGGAATTCGCCAAGGATTCGGTGTTTGGCTATAGCACCGCATTTTTGCCAGACTATGTGGCGGAAAAAACCGGGGGACGGATTGCGGCGGATCAGGTGGAGCGGTTTGACCTGGAGGCAGTGCGATCGCACTGCCAAGATCGTTTAATGAATCTCACCGGGAATGTCTGCTGTGCCGTGGATGGCGAAACCCAAGCCGATTTTGACCGCTTTGCCACCGAACTCCTCAACGCCGCCGCCGAGGGCAAACGCTTTCTCTTCCGCAGTGCCGCCAGTCTCCTCACGTCCCTCGCCAAACTCGGCCCCCAACCGATCGCCGCCGAATCCATGGCTACCTACGGCCGCACCGAAAAACCTGGCGCGGTGATCGTCGGCTCCCACGTCAAAAAAACCACCGAGCAATTGATGGAATTACTCAAAGCTGACGGCGTGGCACCGATTGAAGTGGATGTGGCCCGGATGCGAGAAGATTTCACCCAAAGCGCAACTTTAAAACAGGAGGCATTAGCCCAAGTTGCCACAGCATTTACGCAAAATCTAACGCCTGTAATCTATACCAGTCGTGAGGAATTGCAGTTTGACAGCATTCAGCAGCGCCTCGACTTTGGTAAGGCGGTTTCGGGCTTGTTGATGGATATTGTGCAGGGGTTGCCGCCGGAATTGCGCTTTTTAATCAGCAAGGGGGGGATTACGTCGAATGATGTGCTGAGTGTGGGTCTGGGGTTGCGATCGGCTCGCTTATTGGGTCAGATTCTCCCCGGTTGCTCCATGGTGACGACTAGCGCGGAACATCCGCAATTTCCGAAGTTGCCGGTGGTGTTGTTTCCGGGAAATGTGGGCGATGCGACGGGTTTGGCGACGGTATATCAACGATTACGCTACGCCAATGACTAG
- a CDS encoding type II toxin-antitoxin system ParD family antitoxin has translation MSLSLTPEIEQRIAHQLNRGGYQSADELILAALELLDKREQYLAELRQQIEIGASQIQHGKVTEGELVFNRLLNRLQQQTEDS, from the coding sequence ATGAGTTTATCCCTGACACCAGAAATTGAACAACGGATTGCCCATCAACTAAATCGAGGAGGCTACCAGTCAGCAGATGAACTGATATTAGCCGCCTTGGAACTCTTAGATAAAAGAGAACAATATCTAGCCGAACTGCGCCAGCAAATCGAAATCGGGGCAAGCCAAATTCAACACGGAAAAGTTACAGAGGGAGAACTTGTATTTAATCGACTGCTGAACCGCTTACAGCAACAAACTGAAGATTCCTGA
- a CDS encoding ATP-binding protein: MSGINAQGRLRQNATLLAGTAVLGLGAIATMNIPALAMGAGIAHGLIADNLKALWGKLRESSDVLRNEDIAKAAGRTVARALVEEVAPQYREIRGVLEDFADQIEGYWVEWAEANQEVKLFETLREDHLHQIFSQPPEQFNEYAVLPEVEWREVVIWLFERGRGERVLPADLESYDDVIAALTKELAAHFNKHLRQVLKDDASKGGRAFVGMLFDLHGATLAKIDAIRDYLPKLATREDVCRALQQLETGVRDELVQIRELLQQYLEPNQARLPIPQDCAAIIEEKTQDFVGRRFVFQAIQDFLRDSPKGYFVIEADPGVGKTAIMARLVQLFKGGCLTHFNIQSQGIVTPEKFLRNICTQLIQSFHLNDGRLPEQATEDGNILGHLLAEAAKKLGPGKKLVVVVDALDEVDSSRQTRGSNLLYLPDALPSQVYFIVSKRPQSLRLPSSDYLFSFDLMQYPAESAKDARHYAEKRYGRSSQIQGWVTARQLTSEQFLTNLVARSENNFMYLRYVLNDIEKGLYESESLESLPRGLRSYYQKHWELMGMLADPFPIDKVRTIYVLALVREAVSRRLLAELTELAEYQLRPILREWEQFLRLQSVAGDTRYTIYHASFSDFLRDEAEESGVNLEDIKRRIADNFSKGAPL; the protein is encoded by the coding sequence ATGTCGGGAATCAATGCTCAGGGGCGGTTAAGGCAGAATGCCACGTTATTGGCAGGGACGGCGGTTTTAGGGTTGGGGGCGATCGCCACCATGAACATCCCTGCTTTAGCTATGGGCGCGGGTATCGCCCATGGATTGATTGCGGATAACCTTAAGGCCTTATGGGGAAAGTTACGCGAGAGCAGTGATGTCTTGCGCAATGAGGATATTGCGAAGGCGGCGGGGCGGACGGTGGCGCGGGCGTTGGTGGAGGAGGTTGCGCCCCAGTATCGGGAGATTCGGGGGGTTTTAGAGGATTTTGCGGATCAAATTGAGGGGTATTGGGTGGAGTGGGCGGAAGCAAATCAGGAGGTGAAGCTGTTTGAGACGCTACGAGAGGATCACTTGCATCAAATTTTTAGCCAACCTCCAGAGCAGTTTAATGAGTATGCGGTGTTACCGGAGGTGGAATGGCGGGAGGTTGTGATTTGGTTGTTTGAGCGGGGGCGCGGGGAAAGGGTTTTACCGGCGGATCTAGAGAGTTATGACGATGTTATCGCTGCTTTAACGAAGGAATTAGCGGCTCACTTTAATAAACACCTGCGCCAAGTCCTCAAGGATGATGCGAGCAAGGGCGGGCGGGCGTTTGTGGGGATGTTGTTTGATCTCCATGGGGCGACGTTGGCGAAAATTGACGCGATTCGGGATTATTTACCGAAGTTGGCGACCCGTGAGGATGTTTGTCGGGCTTTGCAGCAATTAGAAACGGGGGTGCGGGATGAGTTGGTGCAAATTCGTGAGCTATTGCAGCAGTATTTAGAACCCAATCAGGCGCGTTTGCCGATTCCTCAAGATTGTGCCGCGATTATTGAGGAGAAAACGCAGGATTTTGTCGGGCGGCGTTTTGTGTTTCAGGCGATTCAGGATTTTTTACGGGACAGTCCGAAGGGCTATTTTGTCATTGAGGCTGATCCCGGTGTGGGCAAAACTGCGATTATGGCGCGATTGGTGCAGCTTTTTAAAGGGGGATGTTTAACCCATTTTAATATTCAATCTCAGGGCATTGTCACCCCTGAAAAGTTTCTCAGAAATATCTGTACTCAACTGATTCAGAGTTTTCATTTAAATGATGGCCGTTTACCGGAACAGGCTACAGAGGATGGCAATATTTTAGGGCATTTATTGGCAGAGGCGGCGAAGAAGCTTGGGCCGGGTAAAAAGTTGGTGGTGGTGGTGGATGCGTTGGATGAGGTGGATTCATCTCGACAAACGAGGGGGAGTAATCTGCTTTATTTGCCGGATGCTCTACCGAGTCAGGTTTATTTCATTGTGAGCAAGCGTCCACAGTCTTTAAGATTGCCGTCGAGTGACTATCTTTTCTCGTTTGATTTGATGCAGTATCCGGCGGAAAGTGCTAAGGATGCGCGGCATTATGCGGAAAAACGCTATGGGCGAAGTTCTCAGATTCAGGGTTGGGTGACAGCGCGGCAATTAACATCAGAGCAATTTTTAACGAATTTGGTGGCTCGTAGTGAAAATAATTTCATGTATTTGCGCTATGTTTTGAATGATATTGAGAAGGGACTTTATGAGAGTGAAAGTCTGGAGAGTTTGCCGCGAGGGTTGAGGTCATATTATCAGAAGCATTGGGAATTGATGGGGATGTTGGCTGACCCGTTCCCGATTGATAAGGTGCGCACGATTTATGTGTTGGCGTTGGTGCGGGAGGCGGTGTCTCGGCGATTGTTGGCGGAGTTGACGGAGTTGGCAGAATATCAACTGCGGCCGATTTTGCGGGAGTGGGAACAGTTTTTACGGTTGCAGTCGGTGGCGGGGGATACGCGCTACACGATTTATCATGCGTCGTTTAGTGATTTTCTGCGGGACGAGGCTGAGGAGTCGGGGGTGAATTTGGAGGATATTAAACGCCGCATTGCTGACAATTTCAGTAAAGGAGCGCCGCTATGA
- the psbA gene encoding photosystem II q(b) protein translates to MTTTIQAQQSGSIWERFCQWVTSTNNRLYVGWFGVLMIPTLLTATTCFIIAFIAAPPVDIDGIREPVAGSLLYGNNIISGAVVPSSNAIGLHFYPIWEAASLDEWLYNGGPYQLVIFHFLIGIFCYMGRQWELSYRLGMRPWICVAYSAPVSAASAVFLIYPMGQGSFSDGMPLGISGTFNFMLVFQAEHNILMHPFHMLGVAGVFGGALFSAMHGSLVTSSLVRETTEIESQNYGYKFGQEEETYNIVAAHGYFGRLIFQYASFNNSRALHFFLGAWPVIGIWFTALGVSTMAFNLNGFNFNQSVLDSQGRVINTWADILNRANLGFEVMHERNAHNFPLDLASAESAPVALTAPAING, encoded by the coding sequence ATGACCACAACCATTCAGGCACAACAAAGCGGCTCCATCTGGGAACGCTTTTGCCAATGGGTCACCAGCACCAACAACCGCCTCTACGTGGGCTGGTTTGGTGTCTTGATGATCCCCACCCTCTTGACCGCCACCACCTGCTTCATCATCGCTTTCATCGCTGCTCCCCCCGTGGACATCGACGGCATTCGTGAACCCGTGGCCGGTTCCTTGCTCTACGGCAACAACATCATCTCCGGTGCTGTTGTGCCTTCCTCAAATGCGATCGGCTTACACTTCTACCCCATCTGGGAAGCCGCTTCCCTCGATGAGTGGCTGTACAACGGTGGTCCTTACCAACTGGTGATTTTCCACTTCCTGATCGGCATCTTCTGCTACATGGGTCGTCAGTGGGAATTGAGCTACCGGTTAGGGATGCGTCCTTGGATTTGTGTTGCATACTCTGCACCCGTTTCCGCCGCTTCCGCCGTCTTCCTCATCTACCCCATGGGTCAAGGGTCCTTCTCCGACGGTATGCCTTTGGGTATCTCCGGAACCTTTAACTTCATGTTGGTGTTCCAAGCCGAGCACAACATCCTGATGCACCCCTTCCACATGCTCGGTGTGGCTGGTGTCTTCGGTGGTGCTTTGTTCTCCGCCATGCACGGTTCCCTTGTCACCTCTTCCTTGGTGCGAGAAACCACCGAAATCGAAAGCCAAAACTACGGCTACAAATTCGGACAAGAAGAAGAAACCTACAACATCGTTGCAGCCCACGGCTACTTCGGTCGTCTCATCTTCCAATATGCTTCCTTCAACAACTCCCGCGCTCTGCACTTCTTCTTAGGTGCATGGCCCGTGATTGGGATTTGGTTCACCGCCTTGGGTGTATCCACGATGGCATTCAACCTGAACGGGTTCAACTTCAACCAATCTGTGTTGGATAGCCAAGGTCGCGTCATCAATACCTGGGCGGACATCCTGAACCGCGCTAACCTCGGTTTTGAAGTGATGCACGAGCGCAATGCCCACAACTTCCCCTTAGATTTGGCTTCTGCTGAGTCTGCGCCTGTGGCTTTGACCGCTCCTGCGATTAACGGTTAA